A single window of Debaryomyces hansenii CBS767 chromosome F complete sequence DNA harbors:
- a CDS encoding DEHA2F15554p (weakly similar to CA1212|IPF7033 Candida albicans), with amino-acid sequence MTKRHDYQNGEYSNRTKHARVSNDSEGHNTSVPDVGSFTQGPLDATFGQHAAFPETQPDEATDPLTDSVQSYLESVRREAEKDQCIYYTHRSQNLPPEDSENKTIEDSREESNIAITSDNNEIWKTELMEEFLRLKEDVEIYSQSLKVQPDQISENQPEAEANTEIPFDIPETATAWRQYIINNPPPSIKFFFLHLNRPTIIKLLIYVSKWLSANSNENLSKWIFSLFLRLDSLLDHIDCSIVRDLAKKAIKIKINTNPQDINDVSKYTIDMVIVIVGEYYRQRDLLVY; translated from the coding sequence atgactAAACGACACGATTACCAGAATGGTGAATATTCTAATAGAACGAAACATGCTAGGGTAAGCAATGATAGCGAAGGACATAACACTAGTGTCCCAGATGTCGGATCATTTACTCAAGGCCCTCTAGATGCAACATTTGGCCAGCATGCAGCATTCCCTGAAACACAACCCGATGAAGCTACAGACCCATTAACTGATTCTGTCCAATCGTACTTGGAATCTGTTAGGAGAGAGGCGGAAAAGGACCAATGCATTTACTATACCCATAGATCCCAAAATCTACCCCCAGAAGATAGCGAAAACAAAACTATTGAGGATAGTAGAGAAGAGTCTAACATTGCAATTACATCTGATAATAACGAAATATGGAAAACAGAGCTTATGGAGGAGTTTTTGCGATTGAAAGAAGACGTCGAAATATACCTGCAATCGTTAAAAGTGCAACCAGATCAAATTTCAGAGAATCAACCAGAAGCAGAAGCGAATACAGAAATACCCTTTGACATACCAGAAACGGCAACTGCCTGGCGACAGTACATTATCAACAATCCTCCTCCatcaattaaattcttcttcttacATTTGAACCGTCCTACGATAATAAAGCTTCTCATATACGTATCTAAATGGTTAAGTGCCAACAGTAATGAAAACCTATCCAAGTGGATATTTCTGCTTTTCTTACGACTTGATAGCCTTTTAGATCATATTGACTGTTCGATTGTAAGAGATTTAGCAAAGAAGGCcataaaaataaagatcAACACAAACCCCCAGGATATTAATGACGTTTCGAAATATACAATTGACATGGTCATAGTCATTGTAGGAGAGTATTATAGACAAAGAGACCTACttgtatattaa
- a CDS encoding DEHA2F15576p (similar to uniprot|Q12160 Saccharomyces cerevisiae YPR063C): MAPKVIREDLVVPYKHVPAKARSEASGMVAQSLPMAAMFMKNKLLSWTSLFLAIQSYLNDPINKQEDSESQQQPPLLKILFAIIAVCTCYIDLIFPKSGPASKVESLAQTASATASAVISSATGSN, translated from the exons ATGGCACCAAAGGTTATTAGAGAAGATTTAGTCGTACC ATACAAGCATGTACCAGCGAAGGCTCGTTCTGAAGCTTCTGGAATGGTAGCACAATCATTGCCAATGGCAGCAATGtttatgaaaaataaattgttaTCGTGGACGTCATTATTTTTGGCTATACAGTCGTACTTAAACGATCCTATTAATAAACAGGAAGATTCAGAAAGTCAACAACAACCACCACTTTTAAAGATTCTTTTCGCTATTATTGCTGTTTGTACATGTTACATTGATTTGATCTTTCCTAAGTCCGGTCCAGCTTCAAAGGTAGAAAGCTTAGCCCAAACAGCGAGTGCAACTGCGTCGGCCGTGATCTCTTCTGCTACTGGTAGTAACTAA
- a CDS encoding DEHA2F15598p (weakly similar to uniprot|P38262 Saccharomyces cerevisiae YBR103W SIF2 Sir4p-Interacting Factor): protein MSLTSTELNYLVWRYLQESGFDLAAFALEKHSQCSSYEHNKNLPIISRIEPGCLVNLVQKGILFTLAEEDTRKDGSDRSTYSLLGALLQEELDKQKQEEEEAKYEQSEGKDNERFALKSEVKAVGSDGDIEMKDGEAESVEKKDDEEVDAPEIPIEFTTKSLVPDIKYPECLTTHWHPSTDVFAYGKDNSTAVINAIKDNIIAESVTLNHPNVLQGSNSSAVDNEITTVSWAPMGNIIVTAGINGELRAWSPDGKLKNIANTAASFDIEADALTGYKEAPETENTPALISSLIWSESGQYLLSIAVNNQVCLWDGNNLNLIQIIKSPATPACQTSTIDACWIDEFKFALSTPKDTIKVYVITVPQTNGAQFNLAPSINSDSLVKPIGFLPGHNNNISILEFSTNTKLLASSSDFDYVIKIWKSSSTHESLELNTQTDKKNVGIKLHTSPIIGLFWLNASENESALLSVSMEGIVNMWNTTSGEAIVSTNVFKNEDNFNLPTDNTVTSFANKKDSLIFIASVSPDHRWLAVGDDAGRISIWDVAPSRYSGKRKDVLRCMGCHDLEIPSTERLENKANIGICDLAWDNTSSKLSVSYKGLESAIFNWK from the coding sequence AAGGGATATTGTTTACGTTGGCGGAAGAAGACACTAGGAAAGATGGATCAGACCGGAGCACATACTCATTGTTGGGAGCTTTATTACAAGAAGAGTTGGATAAACagaaacaagaagaagaggaagcAAAATACGAACAACTGGAGGGAAAGGACAACGAGCGGTTTGCATTAAAGTCGGAAGTTAAGGCGGTGGGTAGCGACGGGGATATCGAGATGAAGGACGGCGAAGCCGAGTCAGTGGAAAAGaaggatgatgaagaggTGGATGCGCCAGAAATTCCTATTGAGTTTACAACTAAGAGCTTAGTACCGGATATTAAGTACCCTGAGTGTTTGACCACGCATTGGCATCCAAGCACGGATGTTTTTGCTTATGGGAAAGATAATTCTACTGCAGTCATAAATGCGATTAAAGACAATATAATAGCGGAATCGGTGACGTTAAACCATCCGAACGTTCTTCAAGGATCCAATTCAAGTGCGGTGGACAACGAAATTACAACGGTTTCGTGGGCTCCTATGGGAAATATCATAGTTACTGCAGGCATAAATGGTGAGCTTAGGGCATGGTCTCCGGATGGtaaattaaagaatattgcTAATACTGCAGCATCATTTGATATCGAAGCAGATGCCTTAACAGGATATAAAGAAGCACCAGAAACCGAAAATACCCCAGCGTTAATATCCAGTTTAATTTGGAGCGAAAGCGGGCAATATTTGCTATCCATTGCAGTAAATAACCAAGTTTGTTTATGGGACggcaataatttgaatttaattcaaataatcaaatcgCCCGCTACCCCTGCATGTCAAACATCAACTATAGATGCCTGTTGGATAGAcgaattcaaatttgcACTTTCAACCCCAAAAGACACAATTAAGGTGTATGTAATTACGGTCCCACAAACGAACGGCGCCCAGTTTAATTTAGCACCTTCAATAAACCTGGATTCATTAGTCAAGCCTATTGGATTTCTCCCTGGtcacaataataatatatccaTTCTCGAATTCAGTACAAATACTAAGCTTTTAGCATCAAGTTCTGATTTTGACTACGTGATTAAAATATGGAAAAGCAGTTCAACGCATGAGTCACTTGAGTTAAATACCCAGACTGACAAAAAGAATGTAGGCATAAAACTTCATACATCTCCTATTATCGGGTTGTTTTGGTTAAATGCCTCAGAAAATGAAAGCGCTTTGTTAAGTGTGTCCATGGAAGGCATTGTAAATATGTGGAATACGACAAGCGGTGAAGCCATAGTAAGTACGAATGTATTTAAAAACGAAGATAATTTTAATCTTCCTACTGATAATACTGTGACATCATTTGCAAATAAGAaagattctttgattttcatTGCATCAGTTTCTCCTGACCATAGGTGGTTGGCTGTTGGAGATGACGCTGGAAGAATATCTATATGGGATGTTGCCCCCTCTCGTTATTCTGGTAAAAGGAAAGACGTGCTAAGATGCATGGGATGCCATGATCTTGAAATACCGTCTACAGAAAGGTTGGAAAACAAAGCAAATATCGGTATCTGTGATTTGGCATGGGACAATACATCACTGAAACTTTCTGTATCATACAAAGGCTTAGAAAGTGCTATTTTCAACTGGAAATAG